The following are from one region of the Armatimonadota bacterium genome:
- a CDS encoding sugar ABC transporter permease, with translation MASTTDRPRARRRRHLGSYLFLAPNFLGFLAFTLLPVGAAFILSFTEWGLLGHPRYVGLANFSKLLGFHRQGGGLTANDPYFWKYLGNTVFLMLGIPLSIAGSLFSALLLNQRLRGVVLFRTLFFLPSICSAVAVTLLWKWIFQEDYGLLNTWLRGVGVADPPRWLVSTAWAKPAFIIMGLWTAVGGYNMILYLAGLQNIPAELYEAAAMDGANWWQRLRHVTWPLLAPTTFFITTMSIIAGFQGGFVAAYMMTGGGPAGATTTIMLYIYQNAFQWFQMGYAAAIACILFALIFGFTLLNWRLSQRVVYYQ, from the coding sequence ATGGCAAGCACCACGGACAGACCTCGCGCGCGGCGGCGCCGGCACCTCGGCTCCTACCTGTTCCTGGCGCCGAACTTCCTGGGCTTCCTCGCGTTTACCCTGCTGCCCGTGGGCGCGGCGTTCATCCTCAGCTTCACCGAGTGGGGCCTTCTCGGTCACCCGCGCTACGTGGGGCTGGCCAATTTCTCGAAGCTGCTTGGGTTTCACCGGCAGGGCGGCGGGCTTACCGCCAATGACCCTTACTTCTGGAAGTACCTGGGGAACACGGTCTTCCTCATGCTGGGGATTCCGCTGTCCATCGCGGGGTCGCTGTTCAGCGCGCTGCTGCTGAACCAGCGCCTGCGCGGGGTAGTGCTGTTCCGCACCCTCTTCTTTCTGCCCTCGATCTGCTCGGCGGTGGCGGTGACGCTGCTGTGGAAGTGGATCTTCCAGGAGGACTACGGCCTGCTCAACACGTGGCTGCGCGGGGTCGGGGTCGCCGATCCGCCGCGCTGGCTGGTGAGCACCGCCTGGGCCAAGCCCGCCTTCATCATCATGGGTCTGTGGACCGCGGTCGGCGGCTACAACATGATCCTCTACCTCGCCGGGCTGCAGAATATCCCCGCCGAGCTCTACGAGGCGGCGGCTATGGACGGCGCCAACTGGTGGCAGCGGCTGCGTCATGTCACCTGGCCCCTGCTCGCGCCCACCACCTTCTTCATCACCACCATGTCCATCATCGCCGGCTTCCAGGGCGGGTTCGTGGCGGCGTACATGATGACCGGCGGCGGCCCCGCGGGCGCCACCACCACCATCATGCTGTACATCTACCAGAACGCCTTCCAGTGGTTCCAGATGGGCTACGCGGCGGCGATCGCGTGCATCCTGTTCGCCCTCATCTTCGGCTTCACGCTGCTTAACTGGCGGCTGAGCCAGCGGGTGGTGTACTACCAGTGA